CAATCGTTTTCGTTTTAATTCTTTTAACTATTTTGATTAAGGATAAGAAAAAAAAATAGGTTAAATTATTGTAAATTTGTAATAAATAATTGATATGATTTTTTTTAAGAAAAAGGAAATTCCTTTAATAGATTTTTTTTCGGAAGGTTTTGTTGATATTCATTCGCATTTGCTACCAGGTATTGATGACGGGGCTAAAAATTTAGACAACTCTATTGAGTTAATTCTAAAAATGCGTTCTTATGGAATTAAAAATATAATAACTACACCCCATGTTTTAGGAGATGTTTATGCAAATTCTTCAAATACTATAAAAGAAAAATTACAGGAAGTAAAAGAAGAGCTTATAAAAAGGAATATAAAAGATATATCTATTGATGCTGCTGCAGAATACATGATGGATGAGCAGTTTTCTAAACTTTTAGAAAACAATGATATACTGACTTTAAAAGATAATTTTGTTCTTGTAGAAATGTCTTATTTTAGTGCTCCACTTAATATTTATGAAATTTTATTTGAAATACAATTAAAAGGATACAAGCCTGTTTTAGCACATCCTGAACGATATAGTTTTTATCATAATGATTTTAAAAATTATCATAAACTAAAAAAAGCAGGTTGTTTATTTCAGTTAAACTTATTATCTCTTACTGAACAATATGGAAAAGGTGTTCAAAAAATTTCTGACAAACTTTTAAAAGAGAATTTATATGACTTTGTTGGAACTGATACCCATCATCATAATCATTTAGCTCTTCTAAAAAAAATTGGTACTAAAAAGAATTTAGAAAAAATAAATCACTTATTAAATAATAATAAAAAGTTCCTATAAAAAATAAAAGCATCCAAATGGATGCTTTTATTTTAACTTAAAATTCTTTTATACCAAGGTTTTTTAACTTCATCTATGTAGCCATTTCCATAACCATAGCCATAACCATAACCATAACCATACCCTTTTTTCATATCAGTATCGTTCAAAACAATAGCCATATTGGGTAATTTTTTCTCGTTATATAAAGTCTGAGGTACATTTAGCATTCGTTTATCTAAATAATTTGCTCTAGTAACGTACATAAACATATCCGCATATTTAGCGATTAACAAAGTATC
The window above is part of the Polaribacter sp. SA4-12 genome. Proteins encoded here:
- a CDS encoding tyrosine-protein phosphatase, which translates into the protein MIFFKKKEIPLIDFFSEGFVDIHSHLLPGIDDGAKNLDNSIELILKMRSYGIKNIITTPHVLGDVYANSSNTIKEKLQEVKEELIKRNIKDISIDAAAEYMMDEQFSKLLENNDILTLKDNFVLVEMSYFSAPLNIYEILFEIQLKGYKPVLAHPERYSFYHNDFKNYHKLKKAGCLFQLNLLSLTEQYGKGVQKISDKLLKENLYDFVGTDTHHHNHLALLKKIGTKKNLEKINHLLNNNKKFL